One Euphorbia lathyris chromosome 1, ddEupLath1.1, whole genome shotgun sequence DNA segment encodes these proteins:
- the LOC136225649 gene encoding transmembrane ascorbate ferrireductase 1 yields the protein MAFEIKALPFTFVSHALAVAAAIMVLVWCIQFRGGLAWEDTNKSLIFNIHPVLMLIGFIILGGEAIISYKSLPLKKAEKKLIHLILHGIALILGIIGIYTAFKFHNESGIANLYSLHSWLGIGIIVLYGIQWVYGFLVFFFPGGSTTIRSVSIPWHVILGVTVFILAVANAAIGFLEKLTFLENSGLAKYGSEAFLVNFTALVTILYGAFVILTVATQGPPVEDDYSYSAI from the exons ATGGCTTTCGAAATTAAGGCACTACCTTTCACGTTTGTCTCACACGCGCTTGCTGTTGCAGCTGCGATTATGGTGTTGGTGTGGTGTATACAGTTCAGAGGTGGATTGGCTTGGGAAGATACCAACAAAAGTCTCATCTTCAAT ATTCATCCTGTTCTGATGCTAATCGGCTTCATAATCCTAGGAGGTGaag CCATTATAAGTTACAAATCACTTCCATTAAAGAAGGCAGAGAAGAAACTAATTCATCTCATACTCCATGGAATAGCACTTATACTTGGAATAATTGGAATCTACACAGCCTTCAAATTTCATAATGAAAGTGGAATTGCCAACCTTTATAGCTTGCATTCCTGGCTAGGAATTGGTATCATTGTTCTCTATGGAATTCAG TGGGTCTATGGGTTCCTAGTATTCTTCTTCCCTGGTGGTTCAACTACAATAAGAAGTGTGTCCATTCCATGGCATGTGATTTTGGGGGTAACTGTTTTTATTCTGGCAGTAGCCAATGCTGCTATTGGGTTTCTAGAGAAACTAACATTCCTGGAGAATTCTGGACTTGCTAAATATGGCTCCGAGGCATTCCTTGTCAACTTCACTGCACTTGTTACCATATTATATGGCGCCTTCGTTATATTGACAGTTGCTACTCAGGGTCCTCCTGTAGAAGATGATTATAGCTATTCTGCTATTTAA